The following coding sequences are from one Lolium rigidum isolate FL_2022 chromosome 6, APGP_CSIRO_Lrig_0.1, whole genome shotgun sequence window:
- the LOC124663673 gene encoding protein CLT1, chloroplastic-like — protein MASSSPHVSTARQPLRIPGERANGAAVAAAALGLPRREARVALRAHARRIEAAAWAAVEPRTNSGGRRRGEAAVCAAAGQVAGRSAGVGRSAGTEVALATAAVVAMGTGNRVLYKLALVPLRQYPFFLAQFATFGYVVVYFSILYLRYQAGTVTDEMLSLPQKPFILVGLLEALAAAAGMASGAVLSGASIPILSQTYLVFQLLLSAIFLKRRYRVNEITGCFLVTVGVVITVASGSGAGASLQSTGILWPLLMILSFFLQAADTVLKEIIFIDAAKNLKGGSVDLFVVNSYGSAYQAIFMCLLLPFLSKLWGIPFHLLPTYIRDGAACFLNMGSLSSGCDGAPLLPLLFVLVNMGFNISLLHLLKISSAVVSCLASTFSVPLSIYAFTLPLPYIGVASTLPPGFVAGAVVLIAGLLMYSLPQPQNCGKTLDKRND, from the exons atggcgtcgtcgtcgccgcacgTGTCCACAGCGCGGCAGCCGCTGCGCATCCCCGGGGAGCGCGCCAATggagccgcggtggcggcggcggcgctggggctCCCGCGGAGGGAGGCGCGGGTCGCGCTGCGGGCGCACGCGCGGCGGATCGAGGCCGCGGCgtgggcggcggtggagccgaggacgaacagcggcggcaggaggaggggggaggcggcggtgtGCGCGGCGGCGGGGCAGGTCGCGGGGAGGAGCGCCGGGGTGGGGAGGAGCGCCGGGACGGAGGTGGCTCTCGCCACGGCGGCGGTCGTGGCCATGGGCACCGGGAACCGCGTGCTCTACAAGCTCGCCCTCGTGCCGCTCCGCCAGTACCCCTTCTTCCTCGCGCAGTTCGCCACCTTCGG ctatgTTGTTGTCTATTTCTCAATCCTGTATCTTCGATATCAAGCTGGCACTGTTACAGATGAGATGCTTTCTCTACCACAGAAACCTTTTATACTTGTGGGTCTCTTAGAGgctctagcagcagcagcagggatGGCTTCCGGAG CTGTTCTGTCCGGGGCTTCAATACCAATATTGTCACAG ACCTATCTTGTATTTCAGCTTCTTTTGTCTGCTATTTTTCTAAAGAGGCGATATAGAGTTAATGAGATAACAGGATGCTTTCTAGTGACAGTTGGTGTGGTAATAACTGTAGCAAG TGGATCTGGTGCTGGAGCTTCATTACAAAGTACTGGAATTTTGTGGCCACTTCTGATGATACTATCATTCTTTCTGCAAGCTGCCGATACAGTATTGAAG GAGATAATATTTATAGATGCTGCCAAGAATTTGAAG GGTGGCTCAGTTGATCTTTTTGTCGTCAACTCATATGGCTCTGCTTATCAA GCTATTTTTATGTGTCTCCTGTTGCCATTCTTGTCAAAGTTATGGGGTATTCCATTCCATCTACTGCCAACATACATCAGAGATGGTGCAGCCTGCTTTCTGAATATGGGATCATTATCTTCTG GTTGTGATGGGGCGCCGCTGCTACCTCTACTATTTGTTTTGGTTAATATGGGATTCAATATATCTTTGCTACATCTACTGAAGATATCTTCTGCTGTTGTATCTTGCCTAGCCTCTACATTCTCAG ttcCATTGTCCATCTACGCTTTCACCCTACCACTACCTTACATCGGCGTGGCGTCGACCCTCCCTCCTGGCTTCGTTGCCGGCGCAGTGGTTCTCATCGCCGGCTTACTAATGTACAGCCTTCCGCAGCCGCAAAATTGTGGGAAAACCTTGGACAAGAGGAATGACTAG